A genomic region of Rhodanobacter sp. contains the following coding sequences:
- a CDS encoding cytochrome c, with protein sequence MKSLLCCCLLWLCLPRLAHAAELRIDLGHGAKTWNTTQLLARADAREISIPADVAYRRTMRYRAVPLLALLPALAPGEHLQFVARDGFVAEMPAATLLDHRGAQAWLAVEDPAQPWPALTGNTRSAGPFYLVWTNPQAARIGPEQWPYQLAAIRVLADAYTRFPAIVPQADTGAEVQRGFDVFKRTCFACHTMNGEGDATLGPDLNLPYNPTEYLRADLLRGFIRNPQSLHRWPEAKMHGFPTQDSLSDADLGAVLAYLRYMAKHKAAH encoded by the coding sequence ATGAAATCGCTGCTTTGCTGCTGCCTGCTCTGGTTGTGCCTGCCGCGGCTCGCCCACGCGGCGGAACTGCGCATCGACCTCGGCCATGGCGCGAAGACCTGGAACACCACCCAGCTACTGGCCCGCGCCGACGCCCGCGAAATATCCATTCCTGCGGACGTCGCCTACCGCCGTACCATGCGCTATCGCGCCGTGCCGCTGTTGGCGCTGCTGCCGGCCCTGGCACCGGGCGAACACCTACAGTTCGTGGCACGCGACGGCTTCGTGGCCGAGATGCCGGCCGCAACGCTGCTCGACCACCGCGGCGCGCAAGCCTGGCTGGCGGTGGAAGATCCGGCCCAGCCCTGGCCCGCGCTGACCGGCAACACGCGGAGCGCCGGACCGTTCTACCTGGTGTGGACGAATCCGCAGGCCGCGCGCATCGGCCCCGAGCAGTGGCCTTACCAGCTGGCGGCGATCCGCGTGCTGGCCGACGCCTACACGCGCTTTCCGGCCATCGTGCCGCAGGCCGACACCGGCGCCGAGGTGCAGCGCGGCTTCGACGTGTTCAAGCGCACCTGCTTCGCGTGCCACACCATGAACGGCGAAGGCGACGCCACGCTGGGGCCGGATCTCAACCTTCCGTACAACCCCACCGAATACCTGCGCGCCGACCTGCTGCGCGGCTTCATCCGCAATCCGCAGTCGCTGCACCGCTGGCCGGAGGCGAAGATGCACGGCTTTCCCACGCAGGATTCGCTGAGCGACGCCGACCTCGGCGCGGTGCTGGCCTACCTGCGCTACATGGCGAAGCACAAGGCGGCGCATTGA
- a CDS encoding sterol desaturase family protein: MERMGRSPWFLLIGLVLIAAEWFWRKRVARRGYDLHGAAVSLAVGVGHVAFGAASALVLGGVFALASRLAPVHWSMRDWRVWLAGFVLVEFAYYWYHRCSHTVRWMWATHAVHHTPEEMTLLSSIRLGWTSVLSLGWVFYLPLVLAGFDPRMVFALLALDLHYQFFLHTEAVGRLGPLEWVLNTPAHHRVHHASNADYLDCNYGGMVIVFDRLFCSFREERADEPVRYGLAHPPASKHPFVIALGEWRRLLADLRAASGARQVFGVLFGRP; the protein is encoded by the coding sequence ATGGAACGGATGGGACGATCCCCATGGTTTTTGCTGATCGGCCTGGTGTTGATCGCGGCCGAATGGTTCTGGCGCAAGCGCGTCGCCCGCCGCGGCTACGACCTGCATGGCGCGGCGGTGTCGCTGGCCGTCGGCGTCGGGCACGTGGCCTTCGGCGCGGCGAGCGCACTGGTGCTGGGCGGCGTATTCGCCCTGGCCAGCCGGCTGGCGCCGGTGCACTGGTCGATGCGCGACTGGCGCGTGTGGCTGGCCGGCTTCGTGCTGGTGGAGTTCGCCTACTACTGGTATCACCGCTGCAGCCACACGGTGCGCTGGATGTGGGCCACGCACGCCGTGCACCACACGCCGGAGGAGATGACCCTGCTGTCGTCGATCCGGCTGGGCTGGACCAGCGTGCTGTCGCTGGGCTGGGTGTTCTATCTGCCGCTGGTGCTGGCCGGCTTCGACCCGCGCATGGTGTTTGCGCTGCTCGCCCTGGACTTGCATTACCAGTTCTTCCTGCACACCGAGGCGGTAGGCCGGCTCGGCCCGTTGGAGTGGGTGCTCAACACGCCGGCGCACCACCGCGTGCACCATGCCTCGAACGCGGACTACCTCGACTGCAACTACGGCGGCATGGTGATCGTGTTCGATCGTCTGTTCTGCAGCTTCCGCGAGGAGCGCGCGGACGAACCGGTGCGCTACGGGCTGGCGCATCCGCCGGCATCGAAGCATCCTTTCGTCATCGCCCTCGGCGAGTGGCGGCGGTTGCTGGCGGATCTGCGCGCGGCAAGCGGGGCGCGCCAGGTATTCGGGGTGCTTTTCGGGAGGCCATGA
- the ompR gene encoding two-component system response regulator OmpR: protein MDTPHILVVDDDLRLRDLLERYLAQQGFRVHGAAHAAAMHRELATHHVDLIVLDLMLPDADGLSLCRSLRADGFDMPIIMLTAKGDEVDRIVGLEIGADDYLPKPCNPRELVARIRAVLRRRPPVVAGAPQAEREAVRFGRFSFDPARRQLLDGEEAVKLTSGEFAVLAALVGHPFETLTRERLIALARGREHEAFDRSIDVMVSRLRRCVEDDPRRPRWLQTVWGKGYVFVPDGSAQGGTEEA from the coding sequence ATGGACACGCCACACATCCTCGTCGTCGACGACGATCTCCGCCTGCGCGACCTGCTCGAGCGTTACCTCGCCCAGCAGGGCTTTCGCGTGCATGGCGCCGCGCATGCCGCTGCCATGCACCGCGAGTTGGCCACGCACCACGTCGACCTGATCGTGCTCGACCTGATGCTGCCCGATGCCGATGGCCTGTCGCTGTGCCGCAGCCTGCGCGCGGACGGCTTCGACATGCCGATCATCATGCTCACCGCCAAGGGCGACGAGGTGGATCGCATCGTGGGCCTGGAGATCGGCGCCGACGACTACCTGCCCAAGCCCTGCAATCCGCGCGAGCTGGTGGCGCGCATCCGTGCAGTGCTGCGCCGGCGTCCGCCGGTGGTGGCCGGCGCGCCGCAGGCCGAGCGCGAGGCCGTGCGTTTCGGCCGCTTCAGCTTCGACCCGGCCAGACGCCAGTTGCTGGACGGCGAGGAGGCGGTGAAGCTGACCAGCGGCGAATTCGCCGTGCTGGCGGCGCTGGTCGGACACCCCTTCGAGACGTTGACTCGCGAGCGCCTGATCGCGCTGGCCCGCGGCCGCGAGCACGAGGCCTTCGACCGCAGCATCGACGTGATGGTGTCGCGGTTGCGGCGCTGCGTGGAGGACGATCCGCGCCGGCCGCGCTGGCTGCAGACCGTGTGGGGCAAGGGCTATGTGTTCGTGCCGGACGGCTCGGCGCAGGGCGGGACGGAGGAAGCATGA
- a CDS encoding ATP-binding protein: MSRRPTTFALVLALLALALLLGLGLSGLFTARFSRQVASDVYARLATATALATDALAPRQDADARRTLAQLEKLGVRLASGTPPPSTVRLAPVAQIAARRIGEQLGDPARVVLTQTPDTQVWVRSEHLPGQWIVMREPSNRQRMLASSVSIAVLAGLVALTLAAVLARLLTRPLERLAARAGGLLAGEPVALDGSSREVERLAQAFREAGARLRGSARERELMLAGISHDLRTPLARLRLALELGDAGDPQRREAMVADLEELDSALEQCLAFVRDGRDEAVCRLDLATLAGQLLGLRREPDAWHCVGPASLPAMARTSLLRRAVGNLMDNAERHGAAPFRVELGRDARGIYVRVADKGLGVPPEFLPQLGRPFLRGDRARSTAGTGLGIGIAMRAAELHGGALELANAPGGGFIATLHLPDPPPLA, encoded by the coding sequence ATGAGCCGCAGGCCCACCACGTTCGCGCTCGTGCTTGCGCTGTTGGCGCTGGCGTTGCTGTTGGGCCTGGGCTTGTCGGGGCTGTTCACGGCCCGCTTCAGCCGCCAGGTGGCCAGCGATGTCTATGCCCGCTTGGCCACCGCCACCGCGCTGGCCACCGATGCGCTGGCGCCGCGGCAGGATGCCGACGCCCGGCGCACGCTGGCCCAGCTCGAAAAGCTCGGCGTGCGCCTCGCCAGCGGCACGCCGCCGCCTTCCACGGTGCGCCTGGCCCCGGTGGCGCAGATCGCGGCCCGGCGCATCGGCGAGCAACTCGGCGACCCGGCGCGGGTCGTGCTCACGCAGACGCCGGATACGCAAGTCTGGGTGCGCAGCGAACACCTGCCCGGGCAATGGATCGTGATGCGCGAGCCCAGCAACCGGCAGCGCATGCTGGCTTCGTCGGTGAGCATTGCCGTGCTCGCCGGGCTGGTCGCCTTGACGCTGGCCGCCGTACTCGCGCGCCTGCTCACCCGCCCGCTGGAGCGGCTCGCCGCCCGCGCCGGCGGATTGCTGGCCGGCGAGCCGGTGGCGCTGGATGGCAGCTCGCGCGAGGTGGAGCGCCTCGCCCAGGCTTTCCGCGAGGCCGGCGCCCGCTTGCGCGGCAGTGCGCGCGAGCGCGAGCTGATGCTGGCGGGCATCTCGCACGACCTGCGCACGCCGCTGGCGCGGTTGCGCCTTGCGCTGGAGCTGGGCGACGCCGGCGATCCGCAGCGCCGCGAGGCGATGGTGGCCGACCTGGAGGAACTCGACAGCGCGCTGGAGCAATGCCTGGCCTTCGTGCGCGATGGCCGCGACGAGGCAGTGTGCCGGCTCGACCTCGCCACTTTGGCCGGCCAGCTGCTCGGCCTGCGCCGGGAACCGGATGCCTGGCATTGCGTCGGGCCTGCCAGTCTGCCGGCGATGGCGCGCACCAGCTTGCTGCGCCGTGCCGTCGGCAACCTGATGGACAACGCCGAGCGCCATGGCGCCGCGCCGTTCCGCGTCGAGCTGGGCCGGGACGCGCGCGGCATCTACGTGCGCGTGGCCGACAAGGGGCTGGGCGTACCGCCCGAGTTCCTGCCGCAGCTCGGCCGGCCGTTCCTGCGCGGCGACCGCGCGCGCAGCACGGCCGGTACCGGGCTGGGCATCGGCATCGCCATGCGCGCCGCCGAACTGCATGGCGGGGCGCTCGAACTGGCCAATGCGCCGGGCGGCGGTTTCATCGCCACGCTGCATCTGCCCGATCCCCCTCCGCTTGCCTGA
- a CDS encoding PHB depolymerase family esterase has protein sequence MPTFFRIALLGALILCGGFARAQAADRSGDLRFDGLDRSYRVHVPPGASDAPRPLLLVFHGGGGTARGMPSLTHMDEVADREGLIVAYPQGVDRHWNDGRDSIKNKVDDVGFVRALIDRLEHDDNVDRTRVYAAGISNGGIFVERLACDLSDRIVGIAAVAGTLAQDYAPACHPPRPVSVLQFDGTADPIMPYAGGRVADFGGHGEGGRVLSVDATTAFWARTDGCTTASTQQRLPVKAALDPTRAYFRSWQGCRNGSAVALYSIRDGGHAWPGGPQYLPKFIVGRASRQLDASEVMVRFFLDHPRVGSLARVMPSPPLPRLAEN, from the coding sequence ATGCCGACCTTCTTTCGCATCGCATTGCTGGGCGCGTTGATCCTGTGCGGCGGCTTCGCACGCGCGCAGGCCGCCGACCGCAGCGGCGACCTGCGTTTCGATGGCCTCGACCGCAGCTATCGGGTGCATGTGCCGCCCGGCGCCAGCGATGCGCCGCGTCCGCTGCTGCTGGTGTTCCATGGCGGCGGCGGTACCGCGCGCGGCATGCCGAGCCTCACCCACATGGACGAGGTGGCCGATCGCGAAGGCCTGATCGTGGCCTATCCGCAAGGCGTCGACCGGCATTGGAACGACGGCCGCGATTCGATCAAGAACAAGGTCGACGACGTCGGCTTCGTGCGTGCGTTGATCGACAGGCTGGAACACGACGACAACGTGGACCGCACGCGCGTCTACGCCGCGGGGATTTCCAACGGGGGGATCTTCGTCGAACGGCTGGCCTGCGACCTGTCCGACCGCATCGTCGGCATCGCCGCGGTGGCCGGCACGCTGGCACAGGACTATGCGCCGGCATGCCATCCGCCGCGGCCGGTGTCGGTGCTGCAGTTCGACGGCACCGCCGATCCGATCATGCCCTACGCGGGCGGCCGCGTGGCCGATTTCGGCGGGCATGGCGAGGGCGGCCGGGTGCTGTCGGTGGACGCCACCACCGCGTTCTGGGCGCGCACGGACGGATGCACGACGGCGAGCACCCAACAGAGGCTGCCGGTAAAGGCGGCACTCGACCCCACCCGGGCCTACTTCCGGAGCTGGCAGGGATGCCGCAACGGCAGTGCGGTGGCGCTGTACTCGATCCGGGACGGCGGCCATGCCTGGCCGGGCGGGCCGCAATACCTGCCGAAGTTCATCGTGGGGCGCGCCAGCCGGCAACTCGACGCCAGCGAAGTCATGGTGCGCTTCTTCCTCGATCACCCGCGTGTCGGTTCCTTGGCACGCGTCATGCCATCGCCGCCGCTGCCGCGGCTTGCTGAAAACTGA
- the pncB gene encoding nicotinate phosphoribosyltransferase translates to MGAAPNEQRMIVESLLDTDLYKFSMMQVVLHHYPAAQVEYRFKCRNPGIDLAPYIDEIRAELASLCELRFSTEELDYLRAMRFIKSDFVDFLGLFRLNAKYVTIAPAESGNGEIEIRIKGPWLHTILFEVPLLAIVNEVYFRNTHPQHDLAEGRRRLQAKIALLHGTPGYEQCRIADYGTRRRFSRVWHEEVLLALRDGLGTQLAGTSNVWFAMRLGLTPLGTLAHEYLQAHQALGPRLRDSQVAALEAWAKEYRGDLGIALSDVYGLDAFLRDFDMYFCKLFDGARHDSGDPFDWGERMLAHYRANRVDPRSKVLVFSDGLDIPKVMQLYEHFRGRCLLAFGVGTNLSNDTGPTPLNIVIKMVRCNGQPVAKLSDSPGKNMCEDAAYVTYLRQVFGIPDTQG, encoded by the coding sequence ATGGGCGCCGCGCCGAACGAACAACGCATGATCGTCGAATCGCTGCTGGACACCGACCTCTACAAGTTCTCGATGATGCAGGTGGTGCTGCACCACTATCCGGCCGCGCAGGTCGAGTACCGCTTCAAGTGCCGCAACCCCGGCATCGACCTGGCGCCGTACATCGACGAGATCCGCGCCGAGCTGGCGTCGCTGTGCGAGCTGCGTTTCAGCACCGAGGAGCTGGACTACCTGCGTGCGATGCGTTTCATCAAGAGCGACTTTGTGGATTTCCTGGGCCTGTTCCGGCTCAACGCGAAGTACGTGACCATCGCGCCGGCGGAGTCCGGCAACGGCGAGATCGAGATACGCATCAAGGGGCCGTGGCTGCACACCATCCTGTTCGAGGTGCCGCTGCTGGCCATCGTCAACGAGGTGTACTTCCGCAACACGCATCCGCAGCACGACCTCGCCGAAGGCCGCCGCCGGCTGCAGGCCAAGATCGCGCTGCTGCACGGCACGCCCGGCTACGAGCAGTGCCGCATCGCCGACTACGGCACGCGGCGGCGCTTCTCGCGCGTCTGGCACGAGGAGGTGCTGCTTGCCTTGCGCGACGGCCTCGGCACGCAGCTCGCCGGCACCAGCAACGTGTGGTTCGCCATGCGGCTCGGCCTCACCCCGCTGGGCACGCTGGCGCACGAATACCTGCAGGCGCACCAGGCGCTGGGTCCGCGCCTGCGCGATTCACAGGTGGCCGCATTGGAAGCGTGGGCAAAGGAATACCGCGGCGACCTCGGCATCGCGTTGTCCGACGTGTACGGGCTGGACGCCTTCCTGCGCGATTTCGACATGTACTTCTGCAAGCTGTTCGATGGCGCGCGGCACGATTCCGGCGATCCGTTCGACTGGGGCGAGCGCATGCTGGCGCACTACCGCGCCAACCGCGTCGATCCGCGCAGCAAGGTGCTGGTGTTCAGCGACGGGCTGGACATCCCCAAGGTGATGCAGCTCTACGAACACTTCCGCGGCCGTTGCCTGCTGGCCTTCGGCGTGGGCACCAACCTCAGCAACGACACCGGGCCGACGCCGCTCAACATCGTGATCAAGATGGTCCGCTGCAACGGCCAGCCGGTGGCCAAGCTCAGCGACTCGCCGGGCAAGAACATGTGCGAGGACGCAGCCTACGTGACCTACCTGCGCCAGGTGTTCGGCATTCCCGACACGCAGGGCTGA
- the queG gene encoding tRNA epoxyqueuosine(34) reductase QueG, protein MQRALPAYNARMPAIDYANLARDIKQWARELGFAETGISGVALGEDEQHLQRWLADGHHGEMEYMARHGAKRARPAELEPGTQRVISVRMDYVPPGTRNAWDVIRDGEAGYVARYALGRDYHKLIRHRLQKLAERIHGAVGDFGYRAYVDSAPVLEKALARNAGLGWIGKHTVLINRRAGSYFFLGELYTDLPLPVDEAASAHCGSCTRCIEVCPTQAILAPYKLDARRCISYLTIELRGSIPEELRAPMGNRIFGCDDCQLVCPWNKFAQDAAEPDFAPRHRLDGAKLVELFAWDEDEFLKRTEGMAIRRTGHEGWLRNIAVALGNAPRSAAVRDALNARAGHPSPIVREHVAWALARQAG, encoded by the coding sequence ATGCAAAGGGCATTGCCCGCCTACAATGCGCGCATGCCCGCCATCGACTACGCCAACCTCGCCCGCGACATCAAGCAATGGGCGCGCGAACTCGGCTTCGCCGAGACCGGCATCAGCGGCGTGGCGTTGGGCGAGGACGAGCAGCACCTGCAGCGCTGGCTGGCCGACGGCCATCACGGCGAGATGGAGTACATGGCGCGTCACGGCGCGAAGCGTGCGCGTCCCGCCGAACTGGAACCGGGCACGCAGCGGGTGATCTCGGTACGCATGGACTACGTGCCGCCGGGCACGCGCAACGCCTGGGACGTGATCCGCGACGGCGAGGCGGGCTACGTGGCGCGCTACGCGCTGGGCCGCGACTACCACAAGCTGATACGCCACCGCCTGCAGAAGCTGGCCGAGCGCATCCACGGCGCGGTCGGCGACTTCGGCTACCGCGCCTACGTGGATTCCGCGCCGGTGCTGGAGAAGGCGCTGGCGCGCAATGCGGGGCTGGGCTGGATCGGCAAGCACACCGTGCTGATCAACCGCCGCGCCGGTTCGTACTTCTTCCTCGGCGAGCTGTACACCGACCTGCCCTTGCCGGTGGACGAAGCGGCCAGCGCGCACTGCGGAAGCTGCACACGCTGCATCGAGGTCTGCCCCACGCAGGCGATCCTCGCGCCCTACAAACTCGATGCGCGCCGCTGCATTTCCTACCTCACGATCGAGCTGAGGGGCTCGATCCCCGAAGAACTGCGCGCGCCGATGGGCAACCGCATCTTCGGCTGCGACGACTGCCAGCTGGTCTGCCCGTGGAACAAGTTCGCGCAGGACGCGGCCGAACCGGATTTCGCGCCGCGCCACCGCCTCGACGGCGCGAAGCTGGTCGAGCTGTTCGCATGGGACGAGGACGAGTTCCTCAAGCGCACCGAAGGCATGGCGATCCGCCGCACCGGCCACGAGGGCTGGCTGCGCAACATCGCGGTGGCGCTGGGCAATGCACCGAGATCGGCGGCGGTGCGCGATGCGCTCAACGCCCGTGCCGGCCATCCCTCGCCCATCGTGCGCGAACACGTGGCCTGGGCGCTGGCGCGGCAGGCCGGCTGA
- a CDS encoding bifunctional ADP-dependent NAD(P)H-hydrate dehydratase/NAD(P)H-hydrate epimerase has product MSGRPHSHQLYTVAQVRALDRRAVEALGVPGFELMRRAAWAAFSALRRRWPQARRIAVHCGPGNNGGDGFLLALLAREAGLTVDVHALSRDASGDAALARQAWTEAGGTVRFWQAGDAVQTADIHVDALYGTGLRRAPEPAAAALIEAINASGAPVLALDVPSGLDADTGRTLGAAIRADHTVVFIAAKRGLHTGRAAEVAGTLELDALGLPESLWQDMPPDARLLAQEHLPPRPRDANKGMNGHVLAIGGEHGMAGAIRLSGEAALRAGAGLVSVATRVEHLPALNAARPELMAHGVDGPQALEPLLARASVLAVGPGLGQGAWSHALWLTALDSGKPLVLDADGLNLLAREPRRFTQPAVLTPHPGEAARLLGGTVADVEADRFAAARSLAERFHAVVMLKGSGSLVADPNGRLDVCPWGNPGMAAGGMGDLLTGIVAALLAQGCDAWRAACLGVGLHARAGDRAARLGERGLLAADLLAPLRALGNGIDA; this is encoded by the coding sequence ATGTCCGGTCGCCCACACAGTCATCAGCTTTACACCGTCGCGCAGGTGCGCGCGCTGGATCGCCGCGCGGTCGAAGCGCTTGGTGTGCCGGGCTTCGAGTTGATGCGGCGCGCGGCATGGGCCGCGTTCTCCGCCTTGCGCCGGCGTTGGCCGCAGGCGCGCCGCATCGCGGTGCATTGCGGTCCGGGCAACAACGGCGGCGACGGTTTCCTGCTCGCGCTGCTGGCGCGCGAGGCAGGTCTGACGGTGGACGTGCATGCGCTGAGCCGGGACGCCTCGGGCGATGCCGCCCTGGCCAGGCAGGCGTGGACGGAGGCAGGCGGCACCGTGCGATTTTGGCAGGCCGGCGACGCCGTGCAGACGGCCGACATCCATGTCGATGCGCTCTACGGCACCGGCCTGCGGCGTGCCCCCGAGCCGGCGGCGGCGGCGCTGATCGAGGCGATCAATGCCAGCGGTGCGCCGGTGCTTGCGCTGGACGTGCCTTCAGGGTTGGACGCCGACACCGGCCGGACGCTTGGCGCGGCGATCCGCGCCGATCACACGGTGGTTTTCATCGCCGCCAAGCGCGGCCTGCATACCGGCCGCGCCGCGGAGGTCGCGGGCACGCTGGAACTAGATGCGCTGGGGCTGCCCGAGTCGCTGTGGCAGGACATGCCGCCGGATGCGCGATTGCTGGCGCAGGAGCATTTGCCGCCGCGTCCGCGCGACGCCAACAAGGGCATGAACGGTCATGTGCTGGCGATCGGCGGCGAACACGGCATGGCCGGTGCGATCCGCCTGAGCGGCGAGGCCGCGCTGCGCGCCGGCGCGGGACTGGTCAGCGTGGCGACTCGCGTCGAGCACCTGCCCGCCTTGAACGCCGCGCGACCCGAGCTGATGGCGCATGGCGTGGATGGCCCGCAGGCGCTGGAGCCGCTGCTGGCCCGCGCCAGCGTGCTGGCGGTGGGGCCGGGCCTGGGGCAGGGCGCGTGGAGCCACGCGCTCTGGCTTACCGCGCTGGACAGCGGCAAGCCGCTGGTACTCGACGCCGACGGGCTCAACCTGCTGGCGCGCGAGCCGCGCCGCTTCACGCAGCCGGCGGTGCTGACGCCGCATCCCGGCGAGGCGGCGCGCCTGCTCGGCGGCACGGTGGCCGACGTGGAAGCCGATCGCTTCGCCGCCGCGCGTTCGCTGGCGGAACGTTTCCATGCCGTGGTGATGCTGAAGGGTTCGGGCAGCCTGGTCGCCGATCCGAATGGACGTCTGGACGTCTGTCCGTGGGGCAATCCCGGCATGGCCGCGGGCGGCATGGGCGACCTGCTCACCGGCATCGTTGCGGCCTTGCTGGCGCAAGGTTGCGATGCATGGCGGGCGGCTTGCCTCGGCGTCGGCCTGCATGCGCGGGCCGGCGACCGCGCGGCACGGTTGGGCGAACGCGGCCTGCTTGCCGCCGACCTGTTGGCGCCGCTGCGCGCGTTGGGCAACGGAATCGACGCATGA
- the tsaE gene encoding tRNA (adenosine(37)-N6)-threonylcarbamoyltransferase complex ATPase subunit type 1 TsaE, with protein sequence MTGHLHWPLADEAATVALGRRFAAALSGGGMVVYLHGDLGAGKTTFARALLGALDVGERIKSPTYSLIEGYAAQGRPAWHLDLYRIADPGELEWLGLDALSDPVALVLVEWPERGRGALPPADLTLHLAYADSGRQARSEAHSVRGREMLARLG encoded by the coding sequence ATGACCGGGCATTTGCATTGGCCGCTGGCCGACGAGGCCGCCACCGTTGCGCTGGGGCGCCGTTTCGCCGCGGCGCTGTCCGGCGGCGGCATGGTGGTCTACCTGCACGGCGACCTCGGCGCGGGGAAAACCACGTTCGCCCGTGCGCTGCTGGGTGCGCTCGACGTGGGCGAGCGCATCAAGAGTCCGACCTACAGCCTGATCGAAGGCTATGCCGCCCAGGGCCGGCCGGCCTGGCATCTGGATCTCTACCGCATTGCCGATCCCGGCGAACTGGAATGGCTGGGGCTGGATGCGCTGTCCGACCCGGTGGCGCTGGTGCTGGTGGAGTGGCCCGAGCGTGGCCGCGGCGCCTTGCCGCCGGCCGACCTCACCCTGCATCTGGCCTATGCCGACAGCGGGAGACAGGCCCGGTCCGAGGCGCATAGCGTGCGCGGCCGGGAAATGCTGGCGCGTCTAGGCTGA
- a CDS encoding N-acetylmuramoyl-L-alanine amidase, which yields MLSRFACDSMHRMRGYLNNWGGVLVAVFAAVSASAGAQAAEVASARVWSDASHTRLVFDLDGKPSYRIDRRDDRVVIDLAGSRIAGDYTDPGAHGLLRGMSHDQRGRSLRLTAKVAAGSKVRSFVLAPSQGDHYRLVLDLLPGSGSTPARAEAVVADAGRTAHPVSGDAAEPAPPAVSAVLNVRTGSKAIGASRQMTQQAAALLDGQRKVVVCVDAGHGGKDSGAIGPDGTMEKNVTLAVARDLAAQIDKQPGMKAILTRDGDYFIPLARRYQIAREHDADLFISIHADSYPGSDARGSSVWVLSSRGKSSVAARMLADRENSSDLIGGVSLDNMNDGLAKVLLDMQQGWAVQASDTVAGNVLKALAQIGPTHRGYVERANFVVLRSPDVPSILVETAFISNPNEERKLRDPGHQEALATAVMDGVKSYFESTPPPGTWFAAQEARRNGTEIASAKPERPASPVAGRGNAPAAAAAQATDAGVRDLHRVGQGESLRSIARQYGISVGALKNANHIDGNVVRAGTLLAIPAG from the coding sequence TTGCTTTCGCGTTTCGCCTGCGATTCAATGCATCGCATGCGTGGCTACCTGAACAATTGGGGTGGGGTGCTCGTCGCCGTTTTTGCGGCGGTGAGCGCGTCCGCGGGTGCGCAGGCGGCCGAAGTCGCGTCGGCGCGCGTCTGGTCCGATGCCAGCCACACGCGCCTGGTATTCGATCTGGACGGCAAGCCGAGCTACCGCATCGACCGCCGGGACGACCGGGTCGTGATCGATCTGGCCGGAAGCAGGATTGCAGGGGACTACACCGATCCTGGCGCGCACGGCCTGCTCCGCGGCATGAGCCACGACCAGCGGGGACGGAGCCTGCGGCTCACGGCGAAGGTGGCCGCCGGCAGCAAGGTGCGCAGCTTCGTGCTTGCGCCCAGCCAGGGCGATCATTACCGGCTGGTGCTGGATCTGCTGCCCGGCAGCGGGTCCACGCCGGCACGTGCGGAAGCGGTGGTTGCCGATGCCGGCCGGACGGCCCATCCGGTCTCCGGCGACGCGGCGGAGCCGGCGCCGCCGGCCGTCTCGGCGGTGCTGAACGTCCGCACTGGAAGCAAAGCCATCGGCGCGAGCCGCCAGATGACCCAGCAGGCCGCGGCATTGCTGGACGGCCAGCGCAAGGTGGTGGTGTGTGTCGATGCCGGCCATGGCGGCAAGGATTCGGGCGCGATCGGCCCGGACGGCACCATGGAGAAGAACGTCACGCTGGCGGTGGCGCGCGATCTTGCCGCGCAAATCGACAAGCAGCCCGGCATGAAGGCCATCCTCACCCGCGACGGCGACTACTTCATCCCGTTGGCGCGCCGTTACCAGATCGCCCGCGAGCACGACGCTGACCTGTTCATTTCCATCCACGCCGACTCCTACCCTGGCAGCGACGCGCGCGGTTCCTCCGTGTGGGTGCTGTCCTCGCGCGGCAAGAGTTCGGTGGCGGCGCGCATGCTGGCCGACCGCGAAAACAGCTCCGACCTGATCGGCGGCGTCTCGCTCGACAACATGAACGACGGCCTCGCCAAGGTGTTGCTGGACATGCAGCAGGGCTGGGCGGTGCAGGCCAGCGATACGGTGGCCGGCAACGTGCTGAAGGCGCTGGCGCAGATCGGTCCCACCCATCGCGGTTACGTGGAGCGCGCGAACTTCGTGGTGCTGCGTTCGCCCGACGTGCCCTCCATCCTGGTCGAGACCGCCTTCATCAGCAATCCGAACGAGGAACGCAAGCTGCGCGATCCGGGGCACCAGGAAGCGCTGGCCACGGCGGTGATGGATGGCGTGAAGAGCTATTTCGAATCCACGCCGCCGCCGGGCACCTGGTTCGCCGCGCAGGAAGCGCGCCGCAACGGCACGGAAATCGCCTCGGCCAAACCGGAGCGGCCGGCCAGTCCGGTCGCCGGTCGAGGCAATGCGCCAGCCGCGGCTGCGGCACAGGCCACCGATGCCGGCGTGCGCGACCTGCACCGCGTCGGCCAGGGCGAGAGCCTGCGCAGCATCGCGCGGCAATACGGCATCAGCGTGGGTGCACTGAAGAACGCCAACCACATCGACGGCAACGTGGTGCGTGCAGGCACCTTGCTGGCCATTCCGGCGGGCTGA